Proteins encoded by one window of Chondromyces crocatus:
- a CDS encoding PilZ domain-containing protein yields MRDHRQHPRKFVQSTVAFETAEGARIEATCRDISLGGMFIETTTPTRFASKLTLYMPLPGLPNTVIHATVRWTKPDGMGVQFGVMGARETHALMKLVSDL; encoded by the coding sequence GTGCGAGACCACCGACAGCACCCGCGCAAATTCGTTCAGTCCACCGTCGCTTTCGAGACCGCGGAAGGTGCCCGCATCGAGGCCACCTGCCGCGACATCAGCCTGGGGGGGATGTTCATCGAGACCACCACACCGACGCGCTTCGCCTCGAAGCTGACGCTGTACATGCCGCTCCCGGGCCTACCGAACACCGTGATCCACGCGACGGTGCGGTGGACGAAGCCCGACGGGATGGGCGTGCAATTCGGAGTGATGGGGGCGCGCGAGACGCACGCCCTGATGAAGCTCGTCAGCGACCTCTGA
- a CDS encoding FecR family protein — protein sequence MTGGRRFERAREHLEDELRSAPVPEPDWDRMERALLARVNGERQGEDGSLMEHMPGKPHGLRRASRVLALVAVAAAAALGIQVATRRASPPVTEAAFDEPALAHVETGDGSPEDLDLSTLAPGTRVEALDAPLGLRHAGVVRWTLGRGGIAHVREAAGDPVRYVVALERGALRADVTPRGPASPPQEVFAVEVERARVTVRGTIFEVVRADDRIEVSVTRGVVDVGATSPGESAPVQLIAPSRGTFSFEGSPLRMHASASASHDPSFSEGARFAAPASSGSALSTSSAASSTSASASHRAGAASTALASVGERPSGPARSHAVPGGTEPLAQASAATGDAAPTPERVTLSRQQVQATLAACFASRTSAASASMQTSIRSTLRIALRLDGSVSGVRFDPPLKPELQTCAHFLFAARLAEREGEMAIPIVIEH from the coding sequence ATGACCGGCGGACGACGGTTCGAGCGTGCACGCGAGCATCTGGAGGATGAGCTCCGCTCCGCGCCTGTGCCGGAGCCGGACTGGGACAGGATGGAGCGGGCTCTTCTCGCCCGGGTGAACGGGGAGCGTCAGGGGGAGGACGGGTCGCTCATGGAGCACATGCCCGGGAAGCCGCATGGCCTGCGCCGAGCGAGCCGCGTCCTTGCGCTGGTCGCTGTGGCTGCTGCGGCTGCGCTGGGCATCCAGGTGGCCACCCGGCGCGCGAGCCCTCCCGTCACGGAGGCTGCCTTCGATGAGCCCGCGCTTGCTCACGTGGAGACGGGTGACGGGTCCCCCGAGGACCTGGACCTCTCGACGCTCGCTCCGGGTACTCGGGTCGAGGCGCTGGATGCTCCCCTGGGGCTCAGGCATGCCGGTGTCGTGCGCTGGACGCTCGGGCGCGGTGGGATCGCGCATGTCCGGGAGGCTGCGGGGGATCCCGTGCGGTATGTCGTCGCGCTGGAGCGGGGGGCGCTGCGGGCGGACGTCACACCGAGGGGGCCGGCTTCGCCGCCTCAGGAGGTCTTCGCGGTGGAGGTGGAGCGCGCCCGGGTCACGGTGCGCGGCACGATCTTCGAGGTGGTGCGCGCCGACGATCGGATCGAGGTGTCCGTGACGCGTGGCGTGGTCGACGTGGGAGCTACATCGCCTGGCGAGAGCGCGCCGGTCCAGCTCATCGCGCCCTCGCGTGGCACGTTCTCGTTCGAAGGGAGCCCTCTGCGGATGCATGCCTCGGCGTCTGCGAGCCACGACCCGTCCTTCTCGGAGGGGGCGCGCTTCGCCGCGCCGGCGTCGAGCGGTTCAGCGCTCTCCACCTCATCCGCGGCGTCGTCGACATCGGCCAGCGCATCCCATCGCGCAGGGGCCGCGAGCACGGCGCTCGCGAGCGTGGGAGAGCGGCCGTCCGGTCCTGCGCGCAGCCATGCGGTCCCGGGGGGCACCGAGCCGCTCGCGCAGGCCAGCGCCGCGACAGGCGACGCCGCCCCGACGCCCGAGCGTGTCACGCTGTCTCGACAGCAAGTGCAGGCCACACTCGCTGCCTGCTTTGCGTCGCGCACCTCGGCGGCTTCCGCCAGCATGCAGACCTCGATCCGATCCACGTTGCGCATCGCGCTGCGGCTCGATGGATCGGTGTCCGGTGTTCGCTTCGATCCTCCACTCAAGCCAGAGCTCCAGACCTGCGCGCACTTCCTTTTTGCGGCGCGTCTCGCCGAGCGAGAGGGCGAGATGGCCATCCCGATCGTGATCGAGCACTGA
- a CDS encoding tetratricopeptide repeat protein, with protein MPRVLDVDVRALGSAFRVFGLADAKPTRQDSALAAARNDLVVALPPALARGKDEVLALRAWQLRAFLRAVRHWETTGEVTEELLSLAGDFPGLMRRSGWVEPEGRRLRIDDVALTVLFKKRWNRVVGVQGADFEPTLDEERALYQFLLRHPAHDASALTPSAPLSVRAVVERRADEYRLKKITELAALDSTYPRELARGVVLYRLGQYEAAIEAFRRHLDAHADGPYTIRARNYLRASLEQVNREP; from the coding sequence ATGCCGCGCGTCCTCGACGTCGACGTTCGCGCGCTCGGCTCCGCCTTCCGCGTCTTCGGTCTCGCCGACGCGAAGCCCACCCGCCAGGACAGCGCGCTCGCGGCGGCCCGCAACGATCTCGTCGTGGCGCTCCCACCAGCGCTCGCCCGGGGAAAAGACGAGGTGCTCGCCCTCCGTGCCTGGCAGCTGCGCGCCTTCTTGCGCGCGGTGCGTCACTGGGAGACGACCGGGGAGGTGACCGAGGAGCTGCTGAGCCTGGCAGGCGATTTCCCGGGCCTGATGCGCAGGAGTGGCTGGGTGGAGCCGGAGGGGCGGCGCCTGCGGATCGACGACGTCGCGCTGACGGTGCTGTTCAAGAAGCGGTGGAACCGGGTGGTGGGCGTGCAGGGCGCCGACTTCGAGCCCACGCTCGACGAGGAGCGCGCCCTCTACCAGTTCTTGCTCCGCCATCCCGCCCACGACGCGTCGGCCCTCACGCCGTCGGCTCCCCTGTCCGTGCGCGCCGTCGTCGAGCGCCGCGCCGATGAGTACCGGCTGAAGAAGATCACCGAACTCGCCGCGCTCGATTCCACCTACCCGAGAGAGCTGGCGCGAGGCGTCGTGCTCTACCGCCTGGGGCAGTACGAGGCGGCCATCGAGGCGTTCCGCCGCCACCTCGACGCCCACGCCGATGGGCCGTACACCATCCGGGCGCGGAACTACCTGCGGGCTTCCCTCGAACAGGTGAACCGCGAGCCTTAG
- the argE gene encoding acetylornithine deacetylase, producing the protein MTPREILAHLVRFPTVSRDSNLPLLDFVEDLLRGHGISCVRVPNDDGTKANLYATVGPAVPGGIVLSGHTDVVPVDGQPWDTDPFTLVERGGRLHGRGAVDMKAFIALALALVPEMKALKRPVHLAFSYDEEVGCQGAPRMIREISARVPRPAAVIVGEPTGMQVATAHKGIAVYRTVVTGHEAHSSQTHRGVSAVSTAARLITWLDDRARERMASAPKDSGFEPPCTTIHVGKVHGGTAINIIARHCELWWDVRTLPGDDAAAIASALTDYAEVSLLPEMRRVAPEVAITTEALLGAPPLRDEPGSPAVALALALTGSNTTGRVPFATEAGLFQEAGIPAVVCGPGSIDQAHQPNEYITLEQLDAGEAFLRRLIAQLSARAES; encoded by the coding sequence ATGACCCCTCGCGAGATCCTGGCGCACCTGGTCCGTTTCCCGACCGTCTCGCGTGACTCGAACCTTCCTCTGCTCGACTTCGTCGAGGATCTGCTGCGCGGACACGGGATCTCCTGCGTGCGGGTCCCGAACGACGACGGCACCAAGGCCAACCTCTACGCGACCGTGGGGCCAGCGGTTCCTGGCGGCATCGTGCTCTCCGGCCACACCGACGTCGTGCCCGTCGACGGTCAACCCTGGGACACCGACCCCTTCACGCTCGTCGAGCGCGGCGGCCGTTTGCACGGGCGGGGCGCGGTCGACATGAAGGCGTTCATCGCGCTCGCCCTCGCGCTCGTCCCCGAGATGAAGGCGCTGAAGCGCCCCGTCCATCTGGCGTTCTCCTACGACGAGGAGGTGGGCTGTCAGGGGGCCCCGCGCATGATCCGTGAGATTTCTGCGCGCGTTCCGCGCCCCGCGGCGGTCATCGTCGGCGAACCCACCGGGATGCAGGTGGCGACGGCCCACAAGGGCATCGCCGTGTACCGCACGGTGGTCACGGGCCACGAAGCCCACTCCAGCCAGACCCATCGCGGTGTCAGCGCCGTCAGCACCGCTGCCCGGCTGATCACCTGGCTGGACGACCGCGCCCGTGAGCGCATGGCCTCGGCACCGAAGGACTCTGGCTTCGAGCCCCCTTGCACGACCATCCACGTGGGGAAGGTCCACGGTGGCACCGCGATCAACATCATCGCCCGGCACTGCGAGCTGTGGTGGGACGTCCGCACGCTCCCCGGAGACGATGCCGCGGCCATCGCTTCGGCCCTCACCGACTACGCCGAGGTGTCGCTGCTCCCGGAGATGCGACGGGTCGCTCCCGAGGTGGCGATCACCACCGAGGCCCTGCTCGGCGCCCCTCCTCTGCGCGATGAACCCGGGAGTCCTGCCGTCGCGCTGGCGCTGGCCTTGACCGGGAGCAACACCACGGGGCGCGTTCCCTTCGCCACGGAAGCGGGGCTCTTCCAGGAGGCCGGGATCCCTGCCGTGGTCTGCGGGCCTGGCTCGATCGACCAGGCGCATCAGCCGAACGAGTACATCACCCTGGAGCAGCTCGATGCGGGCGAGGCCTTCCTGCGGCGACTGATCGCGCAGCTCTCGGCTCGAGCGGAGAGCTGA
- a CDS encoding choice-of-anchor X domain-containing protein yields the protein MRRLRWLGSGVTVFLALPGVALAAPSVMGGAPELGNWTNGAGLPLHDDGLAGDAVAGDGIFSATVTFAATGQVEYKISRNGNDLSDGGLGTSGNQNLKFTLGGAGPYVVTFHYDTRDLGAHGFAPATESSSNTWLGTRTASGTNQAWVAVGPWQAMLGDTAWNPASTITVARDDGTHGDRVAGDGIYTYRFVAPAALNGALFKFAAQGPWGTKLGTNGWSFDPEDSSNGEINAAAGELVTLELDALHGRVRARVSRPAKLLLTEVVTAPTPGEFIEIHNPNSAPVDLGDYYLADHAGYYQVVLASPPAPDSSDFVVRFPAGAIIPPGAVQTIALSGAECFRVGCGHASFSGWGVAPTYEIPTNGTYGAGLPISLPGVPDMVAPFSGAIGASRGLRDEGEPVVLFTWNGVSDLVEDVDYVYVGVSSPLDPPVNKTGVSIDGPDEGMTASTYLNDTPGNDARNAVFGAVFNTCRVEPDQGLQSTPGNGVTGEDETSEDATMSWAACTTASPGSLDQGGSGGSGGMGGAGGAGGSGGGMGGSGGSGGMGGSGGSGGMGGGAGGSGGAGGGMSGSGGGGGAGADGGMGGSGGGMGGSGGSGGMGGGTGGAGGAGGAGGNGSGAGGSGGQGGDAGAGGAGGMSGTTTSSSSSGAFTGSGGSGGGFEDDGCSCSVAGSTSQEPAKAPWLALLAGVVTLGRRRRR from the coding sequence ATGCGTCGACTGCGTTGGCTTGGCTCGGGGGTGACGGTGTTCTTGGCCCTGCCCGGGGTGGCGCTCGCCGCGCCGTCGGTGATGGGTGGCGCCCCCGAGCTGGGGAACTGGACGAACGGGGCCGGGCTCCCCCTGCACGATGACGGCCTCGCCGGCGATGCGGTGGCTGGGGACGGCATCTTCAGCGCCACGGTGACCTTCGCGGCCACGGGACAGGTCGAATACAAGATCTCCCGTAACGGCAACGATCTGAGCGATGGCGGCCTCGGAACCTCGGGCAACCAGAACCTGAAGTTCACGCTCGGGGGCGCAGGCCCGTACGTGGTGACGTTCCACTACGACACCCGGGACCTCGGCGCGCACGGCTTCGCGCCCGCCACGGAGTCGTCCTCGAACACCTGGCTGGGCACGAGGACGGCATCGGGAACGAACCAGGCCTGGGTGGCCGTCGGCCCCTGGCAAGCGATGCTGGGGGACACCGCCTGGAACCCGGCCTCGACGATCACCGTCGCCCGCGATGACGGCACGCACGGCGACCGGGTGGCCGGGGACGGGATCTACACGTACCGCTTCGTCGCCCCCGCGGCGCTGAACGGCGCGCTGTTCAAGTTCGCAGCGCAAGGACCATGGGGCACCAAGCTCGGCACGAACGGGTGGAGTTTCGATCCGGAAGACTCGTCGAACGGAGAGATCAACGCGGCGGCCGGGGAACTCGTCACCCTCGAGCTGGACGCGCTGCATGGTCGAGTGCGCGCGCGCGTGTCACGCCCTGCGAAGCTACTGCTGACGGAGGTGGTGACCGCTCCGACGCCAGGAGAGTTCATCGAGATCCACAACCCGAACAGCGCACCGGTGGACCTCGGGGACTACTACCTGGCGGATCACGCCGGGTACTACCAGGTGGTGCTCGCAAGCCCGCCGGCCCCGGACAGCTCCGATTTCGTCGTGCGCTTCCCGGCAGGCGCCATCATCCCGCCTGGCGCGGTGCAGACGATTGCGCTGAGCGGCGCCGAGTGTTTCCGCGTCGGCTGTGGCCACGCCTCATTCTCCGGCTGGGGCGTGGCGCCGACCTACGAGATCCCCACGAATGGAACGTACGGAGCCGGGCTCCCCATCTCCTTGCCTGGCGTCCCCGACATGGTGGCCCCCTTCTCTGGCGCCATCGGCGCGTCGCGCGGCCTGAGGGACGAGGGTGAACCCGTGGTGCTGTTCACGTGGAACGGCGTGAGCGACCTCGTGGAGGACGTGGACTACGTCTACGTCGGGGTGTCGTCTCCCCTGGACCCTCCGGTCAACAAGACGGGGGTGTCCATCGACGGGCCCGATGAAGGAATGACGGCCAGCACCTACCTGAACGACACCCCCGGGAACGACGCGCGAAATGCAGTCTTCGGAGCGGTGTTCAACACCTGCCGCGTCGAGCCCGACCAGGGACTGCAATCGACCCCGGGCAACGGCGTGACAGGCGAAGATGAGACGAGCGAGGACGCCACGATGTCGTGGGCAGCCTGCACCACGGCGTCGCCAGGCTCGCTGGACCAGGGCGGCTCGGGTGGAAGCGGCGGCATGGGCGGCGCTGGCGGCGCTGGCGGCTCTGGCGGCGGCATGGGCGGCTCGGGTGGAAGCGGCGGCATGGGCGGCTCGGGTGGAAGCGGCGGCATGGGCGGCGGCGCAGGAGGGAGCGGTGGTGCCGGAGGCGGGATGAGCGGCTCTGGCGGAGGCGGTGGCGCTGGCGCTGACGGTGGCATGGGCGGCTCTGGCGGTGGCATGGGCGGCTCTGGAGGAAGTGGAGGGATGGGCGGCGGCACCGGAGGAGCCGGTGGAGCCGGAGGCGCTGGAGGGAACGGCAGCGGAGCCGGAGGCTCGGGCGGCCAGGGCGGCGACGCCGGAGCCGGTGGAGCCGGCGGCATGAGCGGGACCACCACCTCCAGCAGCAGCTCGGGCGCATTCACCGGCTCGGGTGGCTCGGGAGGCGGCTTCGAGGACGACGGCTGCAGCTGCAGCGTCGCCGGCTCCACGTCCCAGGAGCCTGCCAAGGCGCCCTGGCTCGCGCTCCTCGCAGGCGTGGTCACGCTGGGCCGACGACGACGGCGCTGA
- a CDS encoding TIGR00730 family Rossman fold protein, with product MTGNQDPGRALHRFRRLCVYCGSSVGVRPEYEEAARGLGAFLAGRGIGLVYGGGRVGLMGAVADGALAAGGEVIGIIPEKLRARELAHLGLTELFVVDSMHARKTMMAYLSDGFIAMPGGWGTLEETFEVTTWAQLNYHLKPVGLLNVGGYYDKLLAFVDHAVTEGFIREAHRGLVVSSSDPADLLEQMSRVEVPELGRWIDKP from the coding sequence ATGACTGGCAACCAGGATCCCGGCCGTGCGCTGCATCGATTTCGTCGCCTCTGCGTTTACTGTGGCTCCAGCGTCGGGGTGCGCCCCGAGTACGAGGAGGCCGCGCGTGGGCTGGGGGCTTTTCTCGCGGGCCGTGGCATCGGGCTCGTCTACGGCGGCGGTCGCGTCGGCCTGATGGGCGCGGTCGCAGATGGGGCTCTCGCCGCGGGGGGTGAGGTGATCGGCATCATCCCCGAGAAGCTTCGCGCACGGGAACTCGCGCACCTCGGCCTGACCGAACTCTTCGTCGTCGACAGCATGCATGCGCGCAAGACGATGATGGCCTATCTGTCGGACGGCTTCATCGCGATGCCGGGCGGGTGGGGCACGCTGGAAGAGACCTTCGAGGTCACCACCTGGGCGCAGCTCAACTACCACCTGAAGCCGGTGGGGCTGCTGAACGTGGGAGGGTACTACGACAAGCTGCTCGCGTTCGTGGACCACGCGGTGACCGAGGGCTTCATCCGGGAGGCCCACCGGGGGCTCGTCGTCTCTTCGTCGGATCCGGCCGACCTCCTCGAGCAGATGAGCCGCGTCGAGGTGCCCGAGCTGGGGCGCTGGATCGACAAGCCCTGA
- a CDS encoding RNA polymerase sigma factor has translation MTESEDIGELVRRFQGGDRAAFTEIFRRHRADVARLVFKMVGPGADGEDLIQEVFIQVHRSLGEFRGQSKFSTWLHRVTVNVVLMARRAARSRPALSAGPIDEGQLDERPMPDEDVVRQQRIAAFRRLLDRLPEKKRTVYILHELEGLPPAEIATIVGAPLLTVRTRLFYARREVEQMMREEPVLAQLAEELADEAKAPRGGEPQARAREEKEAT, from the coding sequence GTGACGGAGTCCGAAGACATCGGAGAGCTGGTTCGCAGGTTCCAGGGAGGGGACCGGGCGGCGTTCACCGAGATCTTCCGCCGGCACAGGGCCGACGTGGCGCGTCTGGTCTTCAAGATGGTCGGCCCGGGGGCGGACGGCGAGGACCTGATCCAGGAAGTGTTCATCCAGGTCCACCGGAGCCTCGGTGAGTTTCGGGGGCAGTCGAAGTTCAGCACCTGGCTCCATCGCGTCACCGTGAACGTGGTGCTGATGGCGCGCCGCGCGGCGCGTAGCCGCCCTGCGCTCTCGGCAGGTCCCATCGATGAGGGACAGCTCGACGAGCGCCCGATGCCCGATGAGGATGTGGTCAGGCAGCAACGCATCGCGGCGTTTCGCAGGTTGCTGGATCGCCTCCCGGAGAAGAAGCGCACCGTCTACATCCTCCATGAGCTGGAGGGGCTCCCTCCTGCGGAGATCGCGACGATCGTGGGCGCGCCGCTGCTCACGGTGAGGACGCGCCTGTTCTACGCGCGGCGCGAGGTCGAGCAGATGATGCGAGAGGAGCCAGTGCTCGCGCAGCTCGCGGAGGAGCTGGCCGACGAAGCGAAGGCACCACGGGGGGGCGAGCCGCAGGCGCGGGCTCGGGAGGAGAAGGAGGCCACATGA